One genomic window of Coffea eugenioides isolate CCC68of chromosome 1, Ceug_1.0, whole genome shotgun sequence includes the following:
- the LOC113769404 gene encoding uncharacterized protein LOC113769404: MARTKRQKITGNTLVDQHEDIAENQIHIEEPNSIDEENADENSQRKTRGPTYMTEIWGKPSSCHRYKVRFDKDGEPVGKNKSKFTEFLGTIARNGKYAPLDVTDWREMTNDKKQDMLVLVKEKFRLSPGVDFWTLKSIGKKWRNWKSALKAKYYNPNESIESQINNRDQRILKDQWRNLLAYWSLEETKNTSEKNKMSRAKKTMNHKTGKKSYAQIRKKLMKKLGHLPSRVDMFEHCYTDSNGNPGNDDVAATLEKVSQLPPGSNDDVGRNDAFAQVFGEDNNGRVRMYGLGVTPSDKWGNVPSRSTCQRIVMEQKAAISEMEDKFAEQDQQLKDQAKELAELKAMVCQQQNSGSKTGGSINSTSSNHVSKSPMGARSLQEGDWVDIFSLFDPTKCLAIGRLQGIDPSKVVGGQPLGPCWCEILVQIVMERNEQLIRPYGLLQTIEDALGAPIAWPLKLVKIHED, from the exons ATGGCAAGGACTAAAAGACAGAAGATTACTGGAAATACACTTGTTGATCAACACGAGGATATAGCTGAAAATCAGATTCATATTGAGGAGCCTAACTCTATAG ATGAAGAAAATGCAGATGAAAATTCACAAAGAAAAACTAGAGGGCCAACATATATGACAGAAATATGGGGTAAACCTAGTAGTTGTCATCGGTACAAAGTTAGATTTGATAAGGATGGTGAGCCTGTTGGCAAGAACAAGTCCAAATTTACTGAGTTCTTAGGAACAATAGCAAGAAATGGAAAGTATGCTCCTCTAGACGTGACAGATTGGCGTGAAATGACAAATGATAAGAAGCAAGACATGCTTGTATTGGTGAAG GAAAAATTTCGTCTTTCTCCAGGTGTAGATTTTTGGACTTTGAAATCAATCggcaaaaaatggagaaattgGAAATCAGCTTTAAAGGCAAAATATTACAATCCAAATGAATCCATTGAGAGTCAAATTAACAATAGGGATCAGCGGATCTTGAAAGATCAGTGGAGAAATCTTCTGGCTTACTGGAGCTTAGAGGAAACAAAG AATACCAGCGAGAAGAATAAGATGAGTCGGGCTAAGAAAACAATGAATCATAAGACAGGGAAGAAATCGTATGCTCAAATTCGAAAGAAATTG ATGAAAAAATTAGGTCATCTCCCATCACGAGTTGATATGTTCGAACACTGTTATACTGACTCAAACGGAAACCCGGGAAATGATGACGTTGCAGCTACATTA GAAAAAGTTAGCCAACTTCCCCCTGGTTCTAATGATGATGTTGGTCGTAATGATGCATTTGCCCAAGTATTTGGGGAAGATAACAATGGGCGTGTGCGCATGTATGGTCTAGGTGTGACACCATCAGACAAATGGGGTAACGTACCTAGTCGCAGCACTTGTCAGCGTATCGTTATGGAGCAAAAGGCAGCAATTTCTGAGATGGAAGATAAATTTGCTGAGCAAGATCAGCAGCTGAAAGACCAAGCCAAAGAACTTGCAGAGCTCAAAGCAATGGTGTGTCAGCAGCAAAATAGTGGCTCAAAAACTGGTGGCTCGATAAATTCAACGTCCTCTAATCATGTTTCAAAATCTCCTATGGGTGCTCGTTCTCTTCAG GAAGGTGATTGGGTGGATATTTTCAGCTTGTTTGATCCAACAAAATGTCTAGCTATTGGTCGCCTCCAAGGAATTGATCCTTCTAAAGTTGTTGGTGGACAACCATTAGGACCATGTTGGTGTGAAATACTAGTACAAATCGTGATGGAACGCAATGAACAATTGATTAGGCCTTATGGGCTATTGCAAACAATTGAAGATGCACTTGGTGCACCGATTGCTTGGCCACTGAAATTG GTGAAGATTCATGAGGATTGA
- the LOC113769395 gene encoding uncharacterized protein LOC113769395 — protein MPEPNPKPGMDPNAQVATTIQRMTDLLAHVVERQGQNPISQPRNPGNHVESKDRALKRFQKFSLPKFIGGPDPNVAERWLEKIIDIFAALHYTKERQVTFAVFQLEGVARSWWNVVRLKWEREQTPRTWVNFRKEFNAKYFPPLIQEKKEDEFITLRQGTQTKDLVVAQLSAFSNAVKKAQRVESARLQVRNFQAKKRAIPESSIDQEGKSTPPNFGRGTGGVRIPEISRAASRGGSTSASRGPCGYCGKANHTEDVCWKKARKCLRCRSADHQIANCPVLPREGSGNRQLTKTNPEQSKGEGTRPKVPARMYSVEQHQVPD, from the exons ATGCCTGAACCGAATCCTAAACCTGGAATGGATCCTAATGCCCAGGTAGCCACTACTATCCAGCGCATGACCGATTTGTTGGCCCATGTAGTGGAACGCCAGGGCCAAAATCCTATTTCTCAACCtagaaaccctggtaaccatgtAGAGAGTAAGGATAGAGCCCTCaaacgatttcagaagttctccctaCCAAAATTTATTGGAGGACCTGACCCAAACGTGGCTGAGAGGTGGTTGGAGAAGATTatcgatatttttgctgctCTACATTATACGAaggagagacaggtgacatttgctgtcttccaactagAGGGAgtagcccgttcttggtggaacgtggTAAGActaaaatgggaaagagaacaaacacCGAGGACGTGGGTAAACTTCAGGAAGGAGTTCAACGCAAAGTATTTTCCACCACTAATTCAGGAGAAGAAGGAGGATGAGTTCATAACGCTTCGCCAGGGAACCCAGACT AAGGACCTAGTCGTGGCTCAACTTAGTGCCTTTAGCAATGCAGTGAAGAAAGCCCAACGAGTTGAAAGTGCGaggctacaagttagaaacttccaagcgAAGAAAAGGGCTATTCCTGAAAGTAGCATAGACCAAGAGGGTAAGAGTACACCTCCCAATTTTGGAAGAGGAACTGGAGGAGTAAGAATTCCGGAGATATCTAGAGCTGCCTCACGGGGAGGCTCGACCTCTGCTTCCCGTGGcccctgcgggtactgtgggaaggcgAATCATACGGAGGATGTTTGCTGGAAGAAAGCGAGGAAATGCCTACGTTGTAGGAGTGCAGATCATCAGATCGCTAATTGCCCAGTCCTACCTCGAGAAGGGAGTGGGAACCGACAGTTAACCAAGACCAACCCTGAACAGTCGAAGGGGGAAGGGACTAGACCAAAGGTTCCGGCTCGGATGTATTCCGTAGAGCaacatcaggtccctgactag
- the LOC113769388 gene encoding uncharacterized protein LOC113769388 has protein sequence MAERWLEKMIDIFAALHYTKERQVTFAVFQLEGVARSWWNVVRLKWEREQTPRMWVNFMREFNAKYFLPLIQEKKEDEFIRFRQGTQTIAEYESQFTRLPKFAPELIMTEQRQIRRFVRGLNIEIQKDLAVAQLSAFSNAVEKAQRVESTRLQVRNFQAKKRAIPESRVEQEDKSIPPKFGRGTGGVRIPGISRVTSQGGSASASGGPCGYCGKANHTEDVCWKKARKCLHCGSADHQIANFPILLR, from the coding sequence ATGGCTGAGAggtggttggagaagatgatcgatatttttgctgctCTGCATTATACGAaggagagacaggtgacatttgctgtcttccaactagAGGGAGTAGCTCGATCTTGGTGGAACGTGGTAAGActaaaatgggaaagagaacaaacacCGAGGATGTGGGTAAACTTCATGAGGGAGTTCAACGCAAAGTATTTCCTACCACTAATTCAGGAGAAGAAGGAGGATGAGTTCATAAGGTTTCGCCAGGGAACCCAGACTAtagccgaatatgagagccagttcacccgatTACCAAAGTTTGCTCCTGAActaatcatgaccgagcaaAGGCAGATAAGGCGTTTTGTTCGGGGATTGAATATTGAGATCCAGAAGGACCTAGCCGTGGCTCAACTCAGTGCCTTTAGCAATGCAgtggagaaagcccaacgaGTTGAAAGTACGAGGCTACAAGTCAGAAACTTCCAAGCGAAGAAAAGGGCTATTCCTGAAAGTAGAGTAGAGCAAGAGGATAAGAGTAtacctcccaagtttggaaggGGAACTGGAGGAGTACGAATTCCGGGGATATCAAGAGTTACCTCACAGGGAGGCTCGGCCTCTGCTTCCggtggtccctgcgggtactgtgggaaggcgAATCACACGGAGGACGTTTGCTGGAAGAAAGCGAGGAAATGCCTACATTGTGGGAGTGCAGATCATCAGATCGCTAATTTCCCAATCCTACTTCGATAA